In a genomic window of Halostella litorea:
- the thsA gene encoding thermosome subunit alpha, giving the protein MGNQPLIVLSEDSQRTSGKDAQSMNITAGQAVSEAVRTTLGPKGMDKMLVDSTGDVVVTNDGVTILKEMDIEHPAANMIVEVAETQEDEVGDGTTSAVVVSGELLSQAEDLLDQDIHATTLAQGYRQAAEEAKNILEDVAIDVDEDDTEILTQIASTAMTGKGAESARDVLAELVVDAVRSVADEDGIDTDNIKVEKVVGGSIENSELVEGVIVDKERVHENMPYFVEDADVAVLDDALEVKETEIDAEVNVTDPDQLQQFLDQEEEQLKEMVDTLADVGADVVFAEDGIDDMAQHYLAEEGIIAVRRVKSSDADKLARATGARVVGNLDDIEADDLGFAGSVAQKDVGGDQRIFVEDVEDAKSVSLILRGGTEHVVDEVERAIEDSLGVVRVTLEDGKVLPGGGAPETELALQLRQFADSVGGREQLAVEAFADALEVNPRTLAENAGLDPIDSLVDLRSQHDAGDTAAGLDAYTGDIIDMESEGVVEPLRVKTQAIESATEAAVMILRIDDVIAAGDLSGGQVDPDDGGDDGGPGAGGPGGMGGGMGGMGGMGGMGGAM; this is encoded by the coding sequence ATGGGCAACCAGCCACTCATTGTACTTTCCGAGGACAGCCAGCGAACCTCCGGGAAGGACGCGCAGTCGATGAACATCACGGCCGGGCAGGCCGTCTCCGAGGCCGTCCGCACGACGCTCGGCCCGAAAGGGATGGACAAGATGCTCGTCGACTCGACGGGCGACGTCGTCGTCACGAACGACGGCGTGACCATCCTCAAGGAGATGGACATCGAGCACCCGGCGGCCAACATGATCGTCGAGGTCGCCGAGACACAGGAGGACGAGGTCGGCGACGGCACCACGAGCGCCGTCGTCGTCTCCGGCGAGCTCCTGAGCCAGGCCGAGGACCTGCTGGACCAGGACATCCACGCCACCACGCTTGCCCAGGGGTACCGTCAGGCCGCTGAGGAAGCCAAGAACATCCTCGAGGACGTCGCCATCGACGTCGACGAGGACGACACCGAGATCCTCACCCAGATCGCCTCCACGGCGATGACCGGCAAGGGCGCGGAGAGCGCCCGCGACGTGCTCGCGGAGCTCGTCGTCGACGCGGTCCGCTCGGTCGCCGACGAGGACGGCATCGACACGGACAACATCAAGGTCGAGAAGGTCGTCGGCGGCTCCATCGAGAACTCGGAGCTCGTCGAGGGCGTCATCGTCGACAAGGAGCGCGTCCACGAGAACATGCCCTACTTCGTCGAGGACGCCGACGTCGCCGTGCTCGACGACGCGCTCGAGGTCAAGGAGACCGAGATCGACGCCGAGGTCAACGTCACCGACCCCGACCAGCTCCAGCAGTTCCTCGACCAGGAGGAGGAGCAGCTCAAGGAGATGGTCGACACGCTCGCCGACGTCGGCGCGGACGTCGTGTTCGCCGAGGACGGCATCGACGACATGGCCCAGCACTACCTCGCGGAGGAGGGCATCATCGCCGTCCGCCGCGTGAAGTCCAGCGACGCCGACAAGCTCGCCCGCGCGACGGGCGCCCGCGTCGTCGGTAACCTCGACGACATCGAGGCCGACGACCTCGGCTTCGCCGGCAGCGTCGCCCAGAAGGACGTCGGCGGCGACCAGCGCATCTTCGTCGAGGACGTCGAGGACGCCAAGTCCGTCAGCCTCATCCTGCGCGGCGGCACGGAGCACGTCGTCGACGAGGTCGAGCGCGCCATCGAGGACTCGCTCGGCGTCGTCCGCGTCACGCTCGAGGACGGCAAGGTCCTGCCCGGCGGCGGTGCCCCCGAGACCGAGCTCGCCCTGCAGCTGCGCCAGTTCGCCGACAGCGTCGGCGGGCGCGAGCAGCTCGCCGTCGAGGCCTTCGCCGACGCGCTGGAGGTCAACCCGCGCACGCTGGCCGAGAACGCGGGCCTCGACCCCATCGACTCGCTGGTGGACCTGCGGAGCCAGCACGACGCCGGCGACACCGCTGCCGGCCTCGACGCCTACACGGGCGACATCATCGACATGGAGTCCGAGGGCGTCGTCGAGCCGCTCCGTGTGAAGACCCAGGCCATCGAGTCCGCCACCGAGGCGGCCGTGATGATCCTCCGCATCGACGACGTCATCGCGGCGGGCGACCTCTCCGGCGGTCAGGTCGACCCCGACGACGGCGGCGACGACGGCGGCCCCGGTGCCGGCGGCCCCGGCGGTATGGGCGGCGGCATGGGCGGCATGGGCGGTATGGGTGGCATGGGCGGCGCGATGTAA
- a CDS encoding KH domain-containing protein produces MQHVKIPQDRIGVLIGEGGETMREIESRAEVRLDIDSENGSVSIDKTGDPIRGLKGPDIVRAIGRGFKPETALTLLDDEMMMFDLVDIDAAARNKSDLKRKKGRLIGENGRTRELMEELTGASVVIYGSTLGVIGDPEQVEIVREAAEMILEGAPHGSVYSFLERKHNELKRRGMEYHQFPG; encoded by the coding sequence ATGCAGCACGTGAAGATTCCGCAGGACCGCATCGGCGTGCTCATCGGCGAGGGCGGCGAGACGATGCGCGAGATCGAGAGCCGGGCCGAGGTGCGACTCGACATCGACTCCGAGAACGGCTCGGTCAGCATCGACAAGACGGGCGACCCCATCCGCGGCCTGAAGGGGCCGGACATCGTGAGAGCCATCGGTCGCGGCTTCAAGCCCGAGACCGCGCTAACGCTTCTGGACGACGAGATGATGATGTTCGACCTGGTCGACATCGACGCGGCGGCCCGGAACAAGAGCGACCTGAAGCGCAAGAAGGGCCGGCTCATCGGCGAGAACGGCCGGACCCGCGAGCTGATGGAGGAGCTCACCGGCGCGTCGGTCGTCATCTACGGCTCGACGCTTGGCGTCATCGGCGACCCCGAGCAGGTCGAGATCGTCCGCGAGGCCGCCGAGATGATCCTGGAGGGCGCGCCCCACGGCTCCGTCTACTCGTTCCTCGAACGCAAGCACAACGAACTCAAGCGCCGGGGTATGGAGTACCACCAGTTCCCCGGATAG
- the leuS gene encoding leucine--tRNA ligase, whose product MSDESYDHAAVEARWQDAWDDAEVYRTPDDVEDPTYVLGMYPYPSGKLHMGHVRNYTITDAYARYRRMRGDDVLHPMGWDAFGLPAENAAKERDTNPRDWTFDCIDTMKGQMESMGFGYDWDREVATCTPDYYKWNQWFFRRFHEAGLVDRRDADVNWCPSCETVLADEQVEGEEELCWRCDNPVEQRELSQWFLEITEYADELVDYIDELDGWPDSVRQMQRNWIGRQYGTRLPFAVGDADDPERYGTVEAFTTRADTVFGATFFALAPDHPIAEELVEADDAVHEFVHHEADPDGDEPNGVETDLVATNPVTGGELPVFVADFVLSDVGTGALMGVPGHDDRDHAFAEKMGVDIDPVVAPEPDGWDGESVPDAPDVSESAFTDDGVLVDSGEYSGLDSETARERITADTEGAEEATQYRLRDWGISRQRYWGTPIPVVHCDDCGPVLVPEDDLPVELPEFVNTTGNPLDAAEEWKRTTCPDCGGDAVRETDTMDTFVDSSWYFLRYVSPDLDDAPFDRAQANDWMPVDQYVGGIEHAVMHLLYSRFFTKVVADEEGLEHREPFTNLLAQGMVQLEGEAMSKSKGNTVSPQRIVEEYGADTARLFMMQAAQPERDFDWTEEGVRSTYRFLTRLKELVEDFESGAADGDRDAVAEYVESETDAAVAVATEEYDDLTFNVALRQAQDLVGTLRGYRDYADDVHGPTFERGLDVAVRLLSPVVPHLAEELYDELGGDGFVAEADWPSAAVDRGTARKRRNLVENTREDVRQIVEVAGIDDPERIDVVVTPEWKFDALEIAVESDADNLISELMGEDHIREQGDAAASYGQDLQAEREALSRTLDPETEYESLVAAAWLIEREFDAPVRVVRAAEADDGVANKAEPGRPAIDIVE is encoded by the coding sequence ATGAGCGACGAGAGTTACGACCACGCGGCGGTGGAAGCCCGCTGGCAGGACGCGTGGGACGACGCGGAGGTGTACCGGACGCCGGACGACGTCGAGGACCCCACGTACGTCCTCGGCATGTACCCGTACCCGTCCGGGAAACTCCACATGGGCCACGTCCGGAACTACACGATCACGGACGCGTATGCCCGGTACCGGCGGATGCGCGGCGACGACGTGCTCCACCCGATGGGGTGGGACGCCTTCGGCCTCCCCGCCGAGAACGCCGCCAAGGAGCGGGACACGAACCCCCGCGACTGGACCTTCGACTGCATCGACACGATGAAAGGGCAGATGGAGTCGATGGGCTTCGGGTACGACTGGGACCGCGAGGTCGCCACCTGCACCCCCGACTACTACAAGTGGAACCAGTGGTTCTTCCGGCGGTTCCACGAGGCCGGCCTCGTCGACCGCCGCGACGCCGACGTGAACTGGTGTCCGTCCTGCGAGACGGTGCTTGCCGACGAGCAGGTCGAGGGCGAGGAGGAACTGTGCTGGCGGTGTGACAATCCCGTCGAGCAGCGCGAACTCTCCCAGTGGTTCCTCGAGATCACGGAATACGCCGACGAACTGGTCGACTACATCGACGAACTGGACGGGTGGCCCGACTCCGTCCGGCAGATGCAGCGCAACTGGATCGGCCGCCAGTACGGCACCCGCCTCCCCTTCGCCGTCGGCGACGCCGACGACCCCGAACGGTACGGCACCGTCGAGGCGTTCACGACGCGGGCCGATACCGTCTTCGGCGCGACGTTCTTCGCGCTGGCCCCCGACCACCCCATCGCCGAGGAACTCGTCGAGGCCGACGACGCCGTCCACGAGTTCGTCCACCACGAGGCCGACCCCGACGGCGACGAGCCAAACGGCGTCGAGACGGACCTGGTCGCCACCAACCCCGTCACCGGCGGGGAACTGCCGGTCTTCGTCGCGGATTTCGTGCTCTCGGACGTGGGCACCGGCGCGCTGATGGGCGTCCCCGGCCACGACGACCGGGACCACGCGTTCGCCGAGAAGATGGGCGTCGACATCGACCCCGTCGTCGCCCCCGAACCCGACGGCTGGGACGGCGAGAGCGTCCCCGACGCGCCGGACGTCTCCGAGTCGGCCTTCACCGACGACGGCGTGCTCGTCGACTCCGGCGAGTACTCCGGGCTGGACAGCGAAACCGCCCGCGAGCGCATCACCGCGGACACCGAGGGTGCCGAGGAGGCGACCCAGTACCGCCTGCGCGACTGGGGCATCTCCCGGCAGCGCTACTGGGGGACGCCGATCCCGGTCGTCCACTGCGACGACTGTGGCCCCGTGCTGGTGCCCGAGGACGACCTGCCGGTCGAACTGCCGGAGTTCGTCAACACGACCGGCAACCCGCTGGACGCCGCCGAGGAGTGGAAGCGGACGACCTGTCCGGACTGCGGCGGCGACGCCGTCCGCGAGACGGACACGATGGACACGTTCGTCGACTCCTCGTGGTACTTCCTGCGCTACGTCTCCCCCGACCTCGACGACGCGCCGTTCGACCGCGCGCAGGCCAACGACTGGATGCCGGTCGACCAGTACGTCGGCGGCATCGAGCACGCGGTGATGCACCTGCTGTACTCCCGCTTCTTCACGAAGGTGGTCGCCGACGAGGAGGGCCTGGAGCACCGCGAGCCGTTCACGAACCTGCTGGCCCAGGGGATGGTCCAGCTGGAGGGCGAGGCGATGTCGAAGTCCAAGGGCAACACCGTCTCGCCCCAGCGCATCGTCGAGGAGTACGGCGCGGACACCGCCCGGCTGTTCATGATGCAGGCCGCCCAGCCCGAGCGCGACTTCGACTGGACGGAGGAGGGCGTCCGCTCGACGTACCGCTTCCTGACCCGACTCAAGGAGCTGGTCGAGGACTTCGAGAGCGGGGCGGCCGACGGTGACCGCGACGCCGTCGCCGAGTACGTCGAAAGCGAGACCGACGCCGCCGTCGCCGTCGCGACCGAGGAGTACGACGACCTGACGTTCAACGTCGCGCTCCGGCAGGCCCAGGACCTGGTCGGCACGCTGCGGGGCTACCGCGACTACGCCGACGACGTGCACGGCCCGACGTTCGAGCGCGGGCTGGACGTCGCCGTCCGCCTGCTCTCCCCCGTCGTCCCCCACCTGGCCGAGGAGCTGTACGACGAACTCGGCGGCGACGGGTTCGTCGCGGAGGCCGACTGGCCGAGCGCCGCGGTCGACCGCGGGACCGCCCGGAAGCGCCGGAATCTCGTGGAGAACACCCGCGAGGACGTCCGCCAGATCGTCGAGGTCGCCGGCATCGACGACCCCGAGCGGATCGACGTGGTCGTCACGCCCGAGTGGAAGTTCGACGCCCTGGAGATCGCCGTCGAGAGCGACGCCGACAACCTGATCTCCGAGCTGATGGGCGAGGACCACATCCGCGAGCAGGGCGACGCCGCGGCGTCCTACGGACAGGACCTGCAGGCCGAGCGCGAGGCGCTGTCGCGCACGCTCGACCCCGAGACGGAGTACGAGTCGCTCGTGGCCGCCGCGTGGCTGATAGAGCGCGAGTTCGACGCGCCGGTCCGGGTCGTCCGCGCCGCCGAGGCCGACGACGGCGTGGCGAACAAGGCCGAACCCGGCCGTCCGGCGATCGACATCGTCGAGTAG
- a CDS encoding Hsp20/alpha crystallin family protein → MQRNPFDDFQELLDRMSRQAEEGLLRGAGADLRGVAVDVAERDDEFVVTADLPGYEADDIDLTVADDRLHLSAERSEERAVEGDDGARYHRRERRHQSANRTVRLPDAVDESAVTAEYEHGVLTVTLPKREEPSGGRRIDID, encoded by the coding sequence ATGCAACGCAACCCGTTCGACGACTTTCAGGAACTGCTGGACCGGATGAGCCGACAGGCCGAGGAGGGGCTGCTCCGCGGAGCCGGCGCGGACCTGCGGGGGGTCGCGGTCGACGTGGCGGAGCGCGACGACGAGTTCGTCGTCACCGCGGACCTGCCCGGCTACGAGGCCGACGACATCGACCTGACCGTCGCCGACGACCGCCTCCACCTGTCGGCGGAGCGCTCCGAGGAGCGCGCGGTCGAGGGGGACGACGGCGCGCGCTACCACCGCCGCGAGCGCCGGCACCAGTCCGCGAACCGGACCGTGCGGCTGCCCGACGCGGTCGACGAGAGCGCCGTCACCGCCGAGTACGAGCACGGCGTCCTCACCGTGACGCTCCCGAAGCGCGAGGAGCCCTCCGGCGGCCGGCGGATCGACATCGACTGA
- a CDS encoding tryptophan--tRNA ligase, with the protein MPNDTATTDDAQPADQPNADGTGADAPSGSLPPAVAGVRPRAVGDEEYDRVIEQFGATPVTAEQVGRFPDHPLVRRGVFYAGRDLDPFLAAAERGDPHSIVTGVGPSGPLHLGHVFPFYFAKALQERTGAHVYVPVSDDEKLFTRDLTAGEVRGHLRENLRDLLAVGFDPERTRIVIDTADAGALYPQATRFAAGITQSTVEATYGEPRNAGESFYPAMQATHLLLPQLVRGEHPTLVPIAVDQDPHVRVARDVAGKAAYDVRKPGALLSTFLPGLGGPGKMSSSDDAPSIRLTDDRETVAEKVNGHAHSGGRGSVAEHREHGGDPAVDVAFRYLHAFFEPDDAEVERLAHEYRAGDLLSGELKAAAIERIADFLDAHRRRRAALGDLREELAPYRLREAERARLRADTPE; encoded by the coding sequence ATGCCGAACGACACAGCCACGACCGACGACGCACAGCCAGCAGACCAGCCGAACGCGGACGGGACCGGCGCGGACGCGCCGAGCGGGAGCCTTCCGCCTGCAGTCGCCGGGGTGCGGCCCCGCGCGGTCGGCGACGAGGAGTACGACCGCGTGATAGAGCAGTTCGGGGCGACCCCCGTCACCGCCGAGCAGGTCGGCCGCTTCCCCGACCACCCGCTGGTCCGGCGCGGCGTGTTCTACGCCGGGCGGGACCTCGATCCGTTCCTGGCGGCCGCCGAGCGGGGCGACCCCCACTCCATCGTCACGGGCGTCGGCCCCTCCGGGCCGCTCCATCTGGGCCACGTCTTTCCCTTCTACTTCGCGAAGGCGCTGCAGGAGCGGACGGGCGCGCACGTGTACGTCCCCGTCTCCGACGACGAGAAACTGTTCACGCGGGACCTGACCGCCGGGGAGGTCCGCGGGCACCTCCGCGAGAACCTGCGGGACCTGCTCGCCGTCGGGTTCGACCCCGAGCGGACGCGGATCGTGATAGACACCGCCGACGCCGGCGCGCTGTACCCGCAGGCGACCCGCTTTGCCGCCGGGATCACCCAGTCGACGGTCGAGGCGACGTACGGCGAGCCCCGGAACGCCGGCGAGTCGTTCTACCCGGCGATGCAGGCCACGCACCTGCTGCTCCCCCAGCTCGTCCGCGGGGAGCACCCGACGCTCGTCCCCATCGCGGTCGACCAGGACCCCCACGTCCGCGTCGCGCGGGACGTCGCCGGCAAGGCGGCGTACGACGTGCGAAAGCCCGGCGCGCTGCTGTCGACGTTCCTGCCCGGTCTCGGCGGCCCGGGGAAGATGAGCAGCTCCGACGACGCGCCGTCGATCCGGCTGACGGACGACCGCGAGACGGTCGCCGAGAAGGTGAACGGCCACGCCCACTCCGGGGGCCGTGGGAGCGTCGCCGAGCACCGCGAGCACGGCGGCGACCCGGCGGTCGACGTCGCCTTCCGCTACCTCCACGCCTTTTTCGAGCCCGACGACGCCGAGGTCGAGCGACTGGCCCATGAGTACCGCGCCGGCGACCTGCTCTCGGGCGAACTGAAGGCCGCCGCCATCGAGCGCATCGCCGACTTCCTCGACGCCCACCGGCGCCGGCGCGCGGCGCTGGGCGACCTCCGCGAGGAGCTCGCGCCGTACCGGCTTCGCGAGGCCGAGCGCGCCCGCCTGCGGGCCGACACGCCGGAGTAG
- a CDS encoding DUF7535 family protein: MSDADDPGLPRKALRTVTPPFAGHEDREMNLIGWGYFLGLLILLVPLLPFIVILWALTKLLDRTAGGE; the protein is encoded by the coding sequence ATGAGCGACGCTGACGACCCCGGACTCCCGCGGAAAGCCCTGCGTACGGTGACGCCGCCGTTCGCCGGCCACGAGGACCGCGAGATGAACCTCATCGGCTGGGGGTACTTCCTCGGTCTCCTGATACTGCTGGTGCCGCTGCTGCCCTTTATCGTGATCCTCTGGGCGCTGACGAAACTGCTCGACAGAACGGCGGGCGGGGAGTGA
- the pheA gene encoding prephenate dehydratase, protein MQAVTLGPEGTYSHRAASAVADEVEFRESVAGIVEAVASGRFPRGVVPIENSIEGSVTETLDALADHEVAVVKEIVTPIRHGLLAQGPEFTVVASHSQALAQCREYLDAEYPSVKLEATASTARGIQRARENPDVAAIGHPDNADDEVQVLAEDIQDRTSNATRFFVLAPVSDRSEAGGKSSVIVYPNANYPGLLLELLEPFAERDINLTRVESRPSGERLGDYVFHIDVSAGLYEDRTQEALEVLEAIAEDGWVRRLGSYDSEHVLY, encoded by the coding sequence ATGCAAGCAGTCACGCTCGGTCCCGAGGGGACGTACTCCCACCGCGCGGCGAGCGCCGTCGCCGACGAGGTGGAGTTCCGCGAGTCCGTCGCGGGCATCGTCGAGGCCGTCGCCAGCGGTCGGTTCCCGCGGGGCGTCGTCCCGATAGAGAACAGCATCGAGGGCAGCGTCACCGAGACGCTCGACGCGCTGGCCGACCACGAGGTCGCCGTCGTCAAGGAGATCGTTACGCCGATCCGCCACGGCCTGCTCGCGCAGGGGCCGGAGTTCACCGTCGTCGCCAGCCACTCGCAGGCGCTGGCCCAGTGCCGCGAGTACCTGGACGCGGAGTACCCCTCCGTGAAGCTGGAGGCGACGGCGAGCACGGCCCGGGGCATCCAGCGCGCCCGCGAGAACCCGGACGTGGCCGCCATCGGCCACCCCGACAACGCCGACGACGAAGTGCAGGTGCTCGCCGAGGACATCCAGGACCGCACCTCGAACGCCACCCGTTTCTTCGTCCTCGCGCCGGTCAGCGACCGCTCGGAGGCCGGCGGGAAGAGCTCCGTCATCGTCTACCCGAACGCCAACTACCCCGGCCTCCTGCTGGAGCTGCTCGAACCGTTCGCCGAGCGCGACATCAACCTCACGCGCGTCGAGTCCCGGCCCAGCGGCGAGCGCCTCGGCGACTACGTGTTCCACATCGACGTGTCGGCGGGCCTCTACGAGGACCGCACCCAGGAGGCCCTGGAAGTGTTGGAGGCCATCGCCGAGGACGGCTGGGTCCGCCGGCTCGGCTCCTACGACAGCGAGCACGTCCTCTACTGA
- a CDS encoding MFS transporter — MRSLLRNRDFARLFAGRLVTNVGDSVYYVAAMWLVYALTDDPLYSGVAGFLTMAPAALQFLFGPLADRWPLRRVLVGTQVAQGVLVLVVPLAAALSALSAPLVLAVMPTLALLNQLVYPAQTAALPRIVEDDELVDANSAFSLAYQGTETVFNAVGGALVALVGAVSLFLVDAVTFAVAAALFATLTVPEAGDDAATADEPAGAPAEGTAADDADPDATPVADGGTDPGYLAQLREGIDFLRGTVLSLTVLGAAFVNFAAGATFAVLPAYADTVGGAGAYGVLAAALAAGNFGGALLASRLEHLPFGRLSVACLSVSSVLWTASVLAGPFPATVVLFGLAFVPVGVVNVLLAALVQSGVPEGMVGRVSSVLGSASQVATPVGSLAGGAVAGAIGPGVVLAAGGTFMGLFALYWAAVPSMRRIPPVHEVSLTGPA; from the coding sequence ATGCGATCGCTGCTCCGGAACCGCGACTTCGCGCGGCTGTTCGCCGGCCGGCTGGTGACGAACGTCGGCGACAGTGTCTACTACGTCGCCGCGATGTGGCTCGTGTACGCCCTGACGGACGACCCGCTGTACTCCGGCGTCGCCGGCTTCCTGACGATGGCCCCCGCGGCCCTCCAGTTCCTGTTCGGCCCGCTGGCTGACCGCTGGCCGCTCCGGCGGGTGCTCGTCGGCACCCAGGTCGCGCAGGGCGTGCTGGTGCTCGTCGTCCCGCTGGCCGCGGCGCTTAGCGCGCTGTCCGCGCCGCTGGTGCTCGCGGTGATGCCGACGCTGGCGCTGCTGAACCAGCTCGTCTACCCGGCGCAGACGGCCGCGCTCCCGCGGATCGTCGAGGACGACGAACTCGTCGACGCCAACTCGGCGTTCTCGCTGGCCTACCAGGGGACCGAGACGGTGTTCAACGCCGTCGGCGGCGCGCTCGTGGCGCTCGTCGGGGCCGTCTCCCTGTTCCTCGTCGACGCCGTCACGTTCGCCGTCGCGGCGGCGCTGTTCGCCACGTTGACCGTGCCCGAAGCCGGCGACGACGCCGCGACGGCCGACGAGCCGGCGGGCGCGCCAGCCGAGGGAACGGCTGCGGACGACGCCGACCCGGACGCGACGCCCGTGGCCGACGGCGGCACCGACCCCGGCTACCTCGCACAGCTCCGCGAGGGGATCGACTTCCTCCGCGGGACGGTGCTTTCGCTGACCGTCCTCGGCGCGGCGTTCGTCAACTTCGCGGCCGGCGCGACGTTCGCGGTCCTGCCCGCGTACGCGGACACGGTCGGCGGGGCGGGCGCGTACGGGGTCCTCGCGGCGGCGCTCGCCGCCGGGAACTTCGGCGGCGCGCTCCTGGCCTCGCGGCTGGAGCACCTGCCGTTCGGCCGGCTCAGCGTCGCCTGCCTGTCGGTCAGCAGCGTGCTGTGGACCGCCTCGGTCCTCGCCGGGCCGTTTCCGGCGACGGTCGTCCTGTTCGGCCTCGCGTTCGTGCCGGTCGGCGTCGTCAACGTCCTGCTGGCGGCGCTGGTCCAGTCGGGCGTCCCGGAGGGGATGGTCGGGCGGGTGAGCAGCGTCCTCGGGAGCGCGTCGCAGGTCGCAACCCCCGTCGGATCGCTGGCGGGCGGGGCGGTCGCCGGCGCGATCGGCCCCGGGGTCGTGCTCGCCGCGGGCGGCACGTTCATGGGCCTGTTCGCGCTGTACTGGGCCGCCGTGCCCTCGATGCGCCGGATCCCCCCGGTCCACGAGGTGTCGCTGACGGGGCCGGCGTGA
- a CDS encoding winged helix-turn-helix domain-containing protein, translating to MTDDDAARSPEAAFSLLSNETRFAILRALYDADDRSLSFSELRERTGVRDSGQFNYHLGKLVGVFVGEVDDGYALRYAGRRVIGAVLSGAYTRELTVDPVPVDGRCFDCGGGLEATYRDERARIGCRDCGLSVTEFGVPPGLVEGYDREELPYAFDRWIRTQMSQFFAGFCPRCLGRMRTTVDDEPDDDLGLPGLTHACDRCTFSSVSVVGSAVIDHPAVVAFHHDHGVDLRETPLWELDWLISDRHELLSTDPSRVRVVVPLDDETLLVDVDADATVDGYERRSA from the coding sequence ATGACCGACGACGACGCCGCCCGCTCCCCCGAAGCGGCGTTCTCACTGCTGTCGAACGAGACCCGCTTTGCGATCCTCCGGGCGCTGTACGACGCCGACGACCGGTCGCTGTCGTTCTCGGAGCTGCGCGAGCGGACCGGCGTCCGGGACAGCGGCCAGTTCAACTACCACCTCGGCAAGCTCGTCGGCGTGTTCGTCGGGGAGGTCGACGACGGCTACGCGCTCCGGTACGCCGGCAGGCGGGTGATCGGGGCGGTGCTCTCGGGCGCGTACACCCGCGAACTGACGGTCGACCCGGTCCCGGTCGACGGGCGCTGCTTCGACTGCGGCGGGGGGCTCGAAGCGACCTACCGCGACGAGCGCGCCCGGATCGGCTGCCGGGACTGTGGCCTGTCCGTGACGGAGTTCGGCGTCCCGCCGGGGCTGGTCGAGGGGTACGACCGCGAGGAACTCCCCTACGCCTTCGACCGCTGGATCCGGACCCAGATGTCGCAGTTCTTCGCCGGGTTCTGCCCGCGCTGCCTCGGGCGGATGCGGACGACGGTGGACGACGAACCGGACGACGACCTGGGCCTCCCGGGGCTGACCCACGCCTGCGACCGCTGTACCTTTTCGTCGGTGTCGGTCGTCGGCTCGGCGGTCATCGACCACCCGGCGGTCGTGGCGTTCCACCACGACCACGGCGTCGACCTCCGCGAGACGCCGCTGTGGGAACTCGACTGGCTCATCTCCGACCGCCACGAACTGCTGTCGACCGACCCGTCCCGCGTCCGGGTGGTTGTCCCCCTCGACGACGAGACGCTGCTCGTCGACGTCGACGCCGACGCGACCGTCGACGGGTACGAGCGGCGGTCGGCGTGA
- a CDS encoding ornithine cyclodeaminase family protein — translation METLLLNGDAVDENARMDEVIRAVESAFAAYERGDVQMPAKSYIELPRYNGDFRSMPAYMDAGDWDAAGVKWVNVHPDNPADHGLPTVMGTMIYSDPETAYPLSIMDGTELTMKRTGAAAAVATDHLAVEDATTLGIVGAGVQSYTQLEAIAQIRPIEEVVVADKDPDRVDAFRAEFADRFTVREGSIADAAACDVLSTVTPVREPIVSAEDLGEHTHVNAMGADAAGKQELETAVLQSAKVVIDDHEQCTHSGEVNVPWSEGAIDDDDIYGEIGEIVVGDREGRTDDDGVTVFDSTGLAIQDVAAAHVVYAAADEQGNGYPFELI, via the coding sequence ATGGAGACGTTACTGCTGAACGGCGACGCCGTGGACGAGAACGCGCGGATGGACGAGGTCATCCGGGCGGTCGAGTCGGCGTTTGCCGCCTACGAGCGGGGCGACGTACAGATGCCGGCGAAGTCGTACATCGAACTGCCGCGGTACAACGGCGACTTCCGGTCGATGCCGGCGTACATGGACGCGGGCGACTGGGACGCCGCCGGCGTCAAGTGGGTGAACGTGCACCCGGACAACCCTGCCGACCACGGCCTGCCGACCGTGATGGGGACGATGATCTACTCCGACCCCGAGACGGCGTACCCCCTCTCCATCATGGACGGCACCGAACTGACGATGAAGCGGACCGGCGCGGCCGCCGCCGTCGCCACCGACCACCTCGCCGTCGAGGACGCGACGACGCTTGGCATCGTCGGCGCGGGCGTCCAGTCGTACACGCAACTGGAGGCGATCGCCCAGATCCGCCCCATCGAGGAGGTCGTCGTCGCCGACAAGGACCCGGACCGCGTCGACGCGTTCCGCGCCGAGTTCGCGGACCGCTTTACCGTCCGCGAGGGCTCCATCGCCGACGCCGCCGCCTGCGACGTGCTGTCGACGGTGACGCCGGTGCGCGAGCCGATCGTCTCGGCCGAGGACCTGGGCGAGCACACCCACGTCAACGCGATGGGGGCCGACGCCGCCGGCAAGCAGGAACTCGAAACCGCCGTCCTCCAGTCCGCGAAGGTCGTCATCGACGACCACGAGCAGTGTACCCACTCCGGCGAGGTCAACGTCCCCTGGAGCGAGGGCGCGATCGACGACGACGACATCTACGGCGAGATCGGCGAGATCGTCGTCGGGGACCGCGAGGGCCGCACCGACGACGACGGCGTCACGGTGTTCGACTCGACCGGCCTTGCCATCCAGGACGTCGCCGCGGCCCACGTCGTCTACGCCGCGGCCGACGAGCAGGGCAACGGCTACCCGTTCGAACTGATCTGA